The Streptomyces sp. cg36 genomic interval TCGCCCGCCAGGAGCGGTAGACGTCATGGACGCCGTCCACGTCGACGAACGGGTGCGGGCCTTCGCCCTCGGTGAAGTCGGGCAGCGCCGGGTCCTTGACGAGCAGCGCCGCCGAGTCGATGCGGACCCCGGCCACCCCGCGCTCGAACCAGAACCGCAGCACCTCCTCGTGCTCGCGGCGGACCGCCGGATGCGCCCAGTTGAGGTCCGGCTGCTGCGGGGTGAACAGGTGCAGGTACCACTCGCCGTCCTCGGTACGGGTCCACGGCGGCTCCCCCGCGAACTGGGACGGCCAGTCGTTGGGCGGCAGTTCGCCCCGCTCGCCCCGGCCCGCCCGGAAGTGGAACAGCGCGCGTTCGGGGCTGCCGGGACCGGCCGCGAGCGCGGCCCGGAACCACGCGTGCCGGTCGGAGAGGTGGTTGGGCACGATGTCGACGATGGTGCGGATGCCGAGGCCCCGGGCCTCCGCGATGAGCTTCTCGGCCTCGGCGAGGCTGCCGAAGGCGGGGTCGACGGTGCGGTAGTCGGCCACGTCGTAGCCGCCGTCGGCGAGCGGTGAGAGGTACCAGGGCGTGAACCACAGGGCGTCGACGCCCAGTTCGGCGAGGTAGGGCAGTCTGGCCCGGACCCCGGCGAGGTCCCCGGTGCCGTCGCCGTCGGCGTCGGCGAAGCTGCGTACGTACACCTGGTAGATGGCGGCCGAGCGCCACCAGTCATCCGGTTCGAGGGCGGCCACGTGCGGTCCTTTCGGGCGGCGGGGCGGGAGGGGCGGCGCGGCGGGTCAGCCCTTGAGGCCGCCCGCGGTCAGACCGCTCATGATGTTGCGCTGGAAGACCAGGAAGACGATGAGCGTGGGCAGGCTGGCCATGGCGAGCGCGGCCGTCAGCCAGTTCTCGGGGACGCCCTGGGCCAGCGAGTAGATGCCGACGTTGAGGGTCTGCCGGGAGGGGTCGGGCAGGGTGAGCATCGGCCAGAGGAAGTCCTTCCAGACGCCGACCACCGCGAAGATCGAGACGACGCCGAGGACGGGCCGGGAGACGGGCAGCACCACGGACCGCAGGGTGCGCAGGGGCGAGGCCCCGTCGATGGCGGCGGCGTCCAGCAGCTCGCGCGGGATCGAGTCGAAGAACCGCTTCAGCAGGAAGATGTTGAAGGCGTTGGTGACGGACGGCAGCCAGATCACCCAGGGCGAGTCCAGCAGATTGCGCCGGAAGACCGGCACGTCCAGCACCGTGAGGTACTGCGGTACGACGAGGACGGCCGCCGGGATCATCAGCGTGGCCAGCATCATCGCGAGGATCTCCCGGCCGAACAGGGGCCGCAGGCGGGAGAGCGAGTAGGCCGCGGCGACGTCCAGGACCAGCTGGAAGACCAGCGCGCCGCACGCGTACCAGAGGGTGTTGCGCAGCAGCCGGGCCAGGTCCATGACCTTCCAGGCGTGGGCGTAGTTCTCGGTGTGGGCGCCGTGCGGGACCAGGGTGGGCGGGATCCGGGTGAACTCGTCGGTCGATTTCAGCCCGTTGGTCGCCATCCAGTACAGCGGCCCCGCGAAGACCAGCGTGAACACCACGATCACCAGGGTGAACACGGTCCAGTAGACGGCCTTGCCCCGGGTCCGGCCCAGGGCCGCCGGTGAGATCAGGGTGCGTGTCGACATGTCTCCCGCCGTCCTCACTGGCCGTCGCCGTCGCGGCTCAGCCGTACGTAGGCGGCCGAGAACCCGGCGAGCAGGACGAGCAGACAGAGCCCGAGCGCGGCGGCGCCGCCGTAGTCGTTGAAGTTGAAGGCGTACTGGTA includes:
- a CDS encoding carbohydrate ABC transporter permease; the protein is MSTRTLISPAALGRTRGKAVYWTVFTLVIVVFTLVFAGPLYWMATNGLKSTDEFTRIPPTLVPHGAHTENYAHAWKVMDLARLLRNTLWYACGALVFQLVLDVAAAYSLSRLRPLFGREILAMMLATLMIPAAVLVVPQYLTVLDVPVFRRNLLDSPWVIWLPSVTNAFNIFLLKRFFDSIPRELLDAAAIDGASPLRTLRSVVLPVSRPVLGVVSIFAVVGVWKDFLWPMLTLPDPSRQTLNVGIYSLAQGVPENWLTAALAMASLPTLIVFLVFQRNIMSGLTAGGLKG